From Centropristis striata isolate RG_2023a ecotype Rhode Island chromosome 16, C.striata_1.0, whole genome shotgun sequence, a single genomic window includes:
- the tp53i3 gene encoding quinone oxidoreductase PIG3 — protein sequence MHQILQPGRFLLGITHQIAWHKCCSSFSKMMRAVCVDVPGGPENLLLRTVPRPQPKGGEVLIKVHATALNRADLLQRRGLYPPPPGESDIIGLEVAGTVDTLGPGVKGGWRTDDRVMALLSGGGYAEYVSVPEELLMPVPHNLPLCQAAALPEAWLTAFQLLDFIARVKEGEVVLVHAGASGVGTAAVQLVRLFGAVPVVTAGSPEKLKMAENLGAAAGFNYRQESFAQGVHDFTGGKGANIILDCIGGCNWEQNVSSLATDGRWVLYGTMGGRSVEGELLGKLLSKRGHLLCSLLRSRSLQYKAELVKAFSHRVLPCFSEQPASLRPVIDSTFKLEDIAEAHRHMEANKNTGKIVINVIPQN from the exons atgcatcaaattctgcAGCCTGGAAGATTTTTACTTGGAATCACCCACCAGATA GCCTGGCACAAGTGTTGCTCTAGTTTTTCCAAGATGATGCGTGCTGTATGTGTTGACGTACCAGGAGGACCAGAGAATCTGCTGCTGCGAACTGTCCCCAGACCTCAGCCGAAAGGTGGAGAAGTCCTGATTAAAGTTCATGCAACGGCCCTCAACAGGGCGGACTTACTGCAG AGGCGAGGGCTGTACCCGCCTCCCCCAGGTGAGAGTGACATCATCGGCCTGGAGGTGGCTGGCACTGTGGATACTCTGGGCCCGGGGGTGAAAGGAGGCTGGAGGACAGATGACCGGGTCATGGCCTTGCTCTCTGGAGGAGGATACGCAGAATATGTTTCTGTGCCAGAGGAGCTTCTCATGCCTGTTCCCCATAATCTCCCTCTCTGCCAGGCTGCTGCGCTCCCAGAGGCCTGGCTCACCGCTTTCCAGCTGCTGGATTTCATAG CTCGGGTGAAGGAGGGTGAAGTAGTGCTGGTTCATGCTGGAGCCAGCGGAGTCGGAACAGCTGCTGTTCAGCTGGTTCGTCTGTTTGGTGCCGTGCCCGTCGTTACTGCAGGGAGCCCCGAAAAACTGAAGATGGCTGAGAACCTGGGAGCAGCAGCTGGGTTTAACTACAGACAGGAGAGCTTCGCACAGGGAGTCCATGACTTTACAGGAG GAAAGGGAGCAAACATCATCCTTGACTGCATCGGTGGGTGTAACTGGGAGCAAAATGTGAGCTCTTTAGCCACCGATGGCAGATGGGTGCTGTACGGCACCATGGGAGGCAGGTCGGTCGAGGGAGAGCTTCTGGGAAAACTGCTCTCCAAGCGAGGCCACCTGCTCTGCAGCCTCCTACGCTCTCGCAGCCTCCAG TACAAAGCAGAGCTGGTGAAGGCGTTCTCACACAGAGTGTTGCCATGTTTCTCGGAGCAGCCTGCCTCCTTGAGACCAGTGATTGACAGCACGTTTAAACTCGAGGACATCGCAGAAGCCCACAGACACATGGAGGCCAACAAGAACACGGGAAAGATTGTTATTAATGTGATTCCACAGAATTAA